The following is a genomic window from Bactrocera tryoni isolate S06 chromosome 2, CSIRO_BtryS06_freeze2, whole genome shotgun sequence.
TTTCCATATTTATCTTGTATACAAAGATATGATGTGATAAGCTGATAACACTCACTTACTGTAGTcgaattttatgtatgtataaccccTTTTGACTTGTTATTTTCGGACAGCAAATAGACAGTCAACTCCACTATTGGTCTACGTCTTCGTCCATAGACTTGCCTTTCGTCTCTGGCACAAATATCGCTATATATAGTAGACCTAAAGCAGCGAATGCCGCACAAGCCCAAATAGTCTTTGCCAAACCAAACGCCTCCATACATAGTGGGAACACTTTCAGCAAGGTAAAAGCGAAGACACTCATTAATGCGACACAAAACGATACGCCCTTTGCACGAATCTGCAGAGATAGATACAGTAAATACGGGTGGATTTTGAAACTATACAATGCCTTATTACCTTTGTCGGCAAAATCTCGACGATGATAACTGCAGCCACTGGTATAAGGCCCACATTCGCTGTGAGTATGATTAGCGCCATGAGTACGAGTGGAAGCCATGAGCTATACGCTGTTAGGTCCACGTTTGCTTCTTCCACTAAGAAAGCGTACGTACCGAAAGCTGCCAAGCAAATGCCTGTGGAAGCTGTCGAAACGAGGAGTAATACTTTGCGCCCAAAGCGATCGACCACAATCATGGCAATATAGGCACCTAGAATTTGAACCACACCGATCATCACTGTGTTCGTGTCAGGGTTGATTTCGGTTTTAACAGCCGAAAAAATTGTGGACATGTAGTTAAGTAATGCGAAGCTGCCAGTCGCTATGTTAATGAAAACGACTGCATTGGCGATGCCAAAGGCGCGTAACGAGCGCTTCGTGACTAAAAGCCGAAATAAAAGTCTGCGTAACTAAATTGTCTCAAAATTTAAgtattgtatttttgtataaacTTACAGAAATCGCGCAGTGTGACCGCTTCCGATTGTGCTCTTTGTTGTTTCACGGCGCTTTTCAATTCCGCATATTTAATATTGAACTGTTCGAGCTCAAGTTTAGTCGAAGTTttgttattcaaataaaatttcaacgatTTCTCTGCTTCCTCCTCCCTTTCACAACGCAACAAATACGAAGGCGTTTCGGGGAAGTAGAGTGCGATTCCCAAATAGAGGACCGGCAACAATATTACCGCCATCGGTATAATGTGGTAGGGTACATATGAGGAGAAGATATAACCAACCAACATGCCGGCGTTGAGGGCGAGCGTGAATAGTGAGGTGAGACGACCGCGAATACTgtgttataaattaaataaaagtaaatttatacaAAGGGACATGTGACACAAGGATTGCTGCAACTCACATTGGATCTGCGATTTCGCCGATGAAAATCGGTACCACAACCCAATTGCCGCCACCGGTCATACCGGAAGAAAAACGTGCAGCATACAGATATTCAATGGATGGCGCCACATAGATTAATATCCAGGATAGCTATAgattacaaataattaaattaagtataatTTCGAAGGCGCCAGGCCAAAGTTGTACACTTACTATATGCGGTACTGCGAGCAGATAAATGCAGGCTTTACGACCAATGGCATCCATCAGCACACCAAAGAGCAAATTTCCTGTAAGGCCACCGACGCAAAGCAGTGAACCAATCCATGAACCCTGCTCCACCGTAGCGACAAAGTCAAGCGGACTTTCGGTGGGCGATTGCAATTTAGCCAACATGGGTGCGAACCAGCCAATGGCGATGCCATTGCAAAATGTTATGATGGTTACTAAGTgggaagaaaaattaaattatcgcacaataataatgaagaaatatcctgaattaattttgtatatatttttttgtatacaatcTTATAAATAGAACTGGTCCATTTAAACTACCCGAAGGTAGaatgctatgtggtgcagaggcatggacgatggcaacatctgatgaatcgacgttacgagttcgagagaaaggttacgcgaaagatttatggtccttgcgCATTGACCACGGTAAATACcacattcgatgaaacgatgagctctaTGAGATATACGAAAGTGTGAAGACTTTGActtaattcagcgaattaaaagacagcggctaggctggttaggtcatgtccgTTTGGACGAAAATCCGCCGGGAaagcagaggaggaggaagacctcgactccgttggaaagaccaggtggagaaggatctggcttggcttggaatctccaattaacGCAATATAgcaaaaagaaacgactggcgcgctgttcttaacttggctataaccgcgtgagcggtgtctacaccagtaaagaagaagaaaaagtatCGATATCTCTATTAGTATTGCAGTCGTTTATTTACGACGCAAAAAGTTTGTCCAGCTACTTTTACCAAAGAAAAAGAAcgaatttacttgaaattttaggTTTTCTGCAGAATAAGGGGAACGGCATCGTACTACTACTTTATTATGAACGCAAGTATTGAGTGCGAGTGTTCCATCCAACTCTGTTCATGACgataatatagaaaaatttaaaaaacagtgtttgaaaatcgtcgtgttggCAACAGAGAGATAGAAGAGGATCTAAACTTCTCTTATGGATGGACTCAACACATGTTGGTTATTAAGCGTGTCAATGATAGACTTGTATCAAAAGACCTGAGTCTTTTGTAAACCCGAAATCGAGTAGAGGTTCCCAAGAGAGATGCTTGATAACCTAGCTGAAGAACCCTTATTTATCAAGAGCATAATTATTGGTGAGACTTGTGTTTATGGATTTGTGATCGAAATTGTCCAAGAATTCAGCGAATGGTGCTCCAAAAATGAACCCAAGTGGtgaaaaatttggtattatttGTAGAAGAAATAAGCCGAGGAAAGCTTCGCCCAGTGGTAGTGCATAACCTCGTAATGGTTAGACATataccaaacaaaaattataagtagaccaaaaagttttgtttactGCTCTGAAGCCTCCAAAAGAGTGCGAATTGAGGGGACAGCCTTGAAAACGAGGTCTCCGCATaacaattacataaatattttatcaaaacgcGATACTTTGAAGTACTCTGTGGTAAAGGTAATTGAGTGTAGAAATTTCTTCGAGAATTGTTGCACGTCGccttgtaaaaaataatatcttcGAAAGGTTGTCTCGGAAAGTCCCAATGTTGACAAAAAAGATAGTGGAACAATCGGATTTCTTTTGCTTTGGCACATATCAATTGGACCGGtgaagaaaatgcaaaaaagtggCGTAAGATGCTTGGGTGCGATGAATGTATTAATATGGTAGGCAGCGCTGAAAAAACTTAAGTTCAATGTCCGAAGAATACTGAAAACAATCGCCGATACACAGTAATAAGAAGTTGATGCTATGATTTGGCCGGCGCAATGGCCAGACTTAAATTCTTTAGAAAggattgtaaaaaaaaaaagctcaGACTCATTCAGTCATGAAATAAGGATAAAATATGGACAAGAAACTAAGCGGAGTAGTTTTCAATACTGAATTCAGTCTGTTTCAATTCTATTGTCAAtaactgtatatgaaaaattgGAGGAAGCGATCGCATACTTGTGTTGGCTATGGATTCTGTCAAATTCAGAGAAAGGTATACATTTTTTGGTAGAAATCACTTTTGCCTTTGCCACCTCAGAACTTACCACTTGCCGCCGCGAATAATTGCATGCGATAGGCGCTGCTGAAAACACCCTCTGAACTCTTGCACATGTTGAACAGCATTTTGTTGGGATCCTTAtataattagttaaaaaaaaccgAG
Proteins encoded in this region:
- the LOC120769107 gene encoding facilitated trehalose transporter Tret1-like encodes the protein MLFNMCKSSEGVFSSAYRMQLFAAASVTIITFCNGIAIGWFAPMLAKLQSPTESPLDFVATVEQGSWIGSLLCVGGLTGNLLFGVLMDAIGRKACIYLLAVPHILSWILIYVAPSIEYLYAARFSSGMTGGGNWVVVPIFIGEIADPIIRGRLTSLFTLALNAGMLVGYIFSSYVPYHIIPMAVILLPVLYLGIALYFPETPSYLLRCEREEEAEKSLKFYLNNKTSTKLELEQFNIKYAELKSAVKQQRAQSEAVTLRDFFTKRSLRAFGIANAVVFINIATGSFALLNYMSTIFSAVKTEINPDTNTVMIGVVQILGAYIAMIVVDRFGRKVLLLVSTASTGICLAAFGTYAFLVEEANVDLTAYSSWLPLVLMALIILTANVGLIPVAAVIIVEILPTKIRAKGVSFCVALMSVFAFTLLKVFPLCMEAFGLAKTIWACAAFAALGLLYIAIFVPETKGKSMDEDVDQ